TCCGAGTCTCCGACATACAAACCGGTAACGTATTGCGGACCACCGCGGCGCATGAAAGCGGTCTTGCGCGTGTTTACCGACCAGCCAGCGTCGTCGAGAATGCGAGCGATATCCGCCGAGTGGCGGTCAGTAACGTCGCCGGAGAATGTGAGATCGTCCACATAGCGCGTAAACGTCAGACCTTCCGACCGCGCATACTCGGCAAGCGAGCGGTCTGTGCCCAGGAAGGCCAAATTAGACAAGAGGGGCGACGTACTAAGTCCGATTGGCAGCTTGCCGCCGATAGTAACGAGACTGACAGCAAGTTCCGCAGCCTTCTCATCGTAGTCTTGCTCTCGCAATGAAGCCCTTATTGTTGCGGCACCAATGGACGGAAAGAAATCCTCAAGGTCCATGCGCAATACACACCTCTTCGCAAGGTGCTGACTGGCATTACTGATCGTGGAACGTCCGCGAACAAATCCGTGAACATGGTCGGGAGTTTCATACGAGAACCGGCCCGTAAAGCTCCGATGCAAATTCTTGCTAACGGCATTGAATGGCGACTTCAGCTCGAATACTTCTCGTATTCCGCCGTGCTTCTTGCGGTGCCTCCGCTGGACATAGAAACGCCCTTCACCTGCAGGCAGATGCGCGGATAGCCATTCCAGATTTTCAACCGATAAGCCAGCTTGCTCAGCCAGCTGATCAACCGAGAAAGACACTGGACCCCCTGCGGTGGCGCGTCAGGAGGTAGGGCCACACTCCCGTGCAAGGGCTATCATGCAACGCACGCGAACTCGCGCACAACGTTGACCGCGGCCCTACCTCAGGCGTGAGTGTATCACACATCAATGAAGGGGGTCCTTTCGACTGGAAATGCGACCAAGCTCGAACGAATAGAGCATGGAAACGGACGGTTCAATCTCGCGGAATGCTCTATAAGCGTAGTCTTTCGGGTTCTTGGTGCGGTCCTTTTGGAGCCATCTACTTACGTCGGCCATGACATAGTCGATGATGGCCGTAGACATGTAATCACGCTTAGCGACCATTGAAATATTCGGCCGTGGCAACGATGCATCTCTACCGGCCTTCTTGCGGGCCCGCCTGGCGACGGCATCGGGAAGTCGGCGAATGATCGACGCCATTTCTTCGCTCTGCTCTATGTAGCAAAGAAACTCGGGTTCATGGCGATGCCGAATCAGTAAATCACTCAACAACTTTACGTACATGAACTCGATTAGCTCGGATTCGGCATTACGGGGGAAACTCGTTCGATCAGTGACGACCATATACGCCCTGAAGAAGGTGGTCCGCATGAGCTCTCGAAATGGGACGGAGATCTCTGTCGGATCGTTCGAGCTGTGAAAACCGTCCTTGCGAAAATCTTCGAAGCTGCCAAATCCGGTCAAGCTGCGCCTCGCGACCAGGCGTTTGTACAGATCTTGAATTCTTTCCTCGATGTCTTCTGCATCGTCACCCAGCTCAACCGCGCCTACGATCAATGGCTGGGAAGCGTTTCCGTTTCCCGACTCGTCCAT
This Streptomyces decoyicus DNA region includes the following protein-coding sequences:
- a CDS encoding reverse transcriptase family protein, with translation MSFSVDQLAEQAGLSVENLEWLSAHLPAGEGRFYVQRRHRKKHGGIREVFELKSPFNAVSKNLHRSFTGRFSYETPDHVHGFVRGRSTISNASQHLAKRCVLRMDLEDFFPSIGAATIRASLREQDYDEKAAELAVSLVTIGGKLPIGLSTSPLLSNLAFLGTDRSLAEYARSEGLTFTRYVDDLTFSGDVTDRHSADIARILDDAGWSVNTRKTAFMRRGGPQYVTGLYVGDSDGPRIPRNLKRKMRWILHVISKFGYEVYMAEFGGEDEGMYRRRLLGWACYIAAVEPDVGYPLLRAFDGLVPEGDDEDLEGYEEDLYDLL